One Malania oleifera isolate guangnan ecotype guangnan chromosome 9, ASM2987363v1, whole genome shotgun sequence DNA segment encodes these proteins:
- the LOC131164747 gene encoding serine/threonine-protein kinase RIPK-like isoform X2 — protein sequence MGCEKITWRRIFSCYFTTRNQNPLPAPEQKDQVSKQQSPQSSFRRISLSDLSDPSSTLSFSDLSGSVIGSNLHIFTLSELKTEVIFLGQLRHPHLVKLIGYCCENEQRLLVYEYMVKGSLENQLFRRYSVALPWSTRIKIAVGAAKGLAFLHEEEKPVIFRDFKASNVLLDSDYNAKLSDFGLAKDGPEGDNTHITTRVMGTQGYAAPEYITTGHLTTMSDVFSFGVVLLELLTGRRSMDKNRPSREQWLVDWARHLLKDPQKLERIMDPRLEGLYSMEGAKRAAAVAYLCLSSHPKSRPTMTGVVKTLEPLMDLDDIPTGPFVYIVPTESEKGKNDAPKKKEKSGERQLEMKDVHHKGEVQVEKNEEKQEEMKEEVHRRHQKSHRHGKRMRSFRSRAVHSDTALYRTLAIANGLNSPKHQRERQ from the exons ATGGGTTGCGAGAAGATCACATGGAGACGCATTTTCTCTTGTTATTTCACGACCAGGAACCAGAACCCCTTGCCGGCGCCGGAGCAGAAGGACCAAGTTTCGAAGCAGCAGTCCCCTCAATCCTCCTTCCGGAGGATATCACTCTCAGATTTGAGCGACCCCAGCTCGACGCTATCCTTCAGCGACCTCTCCGGTTCCGTCATCGGATCAAACCTCCATATCTTCACTCTGTCGGAGCTGAAG ACGGAGGTCATCTTCCTGGGGCAGCTGCGGCATCCCCATCTGGTTAAGTTGATTGGGTATTGCTGCGAGAATGAGCAGAGGCTTCTGGTGTACGAATACATGGTGAAGGGAAGCTTGGAGAACCAGCTGTTTAGAA GGTACTCTGTAGCCTTGCCATGGTCAACAAGAATAAAAATTGCCGTGGGAGCTGCGAAGGGTCTCGCCTTCCTCCATGAAGAAGAGAAACCAGTAATCTTTCGGGATTTTAAAGCTTCAAACGTATTGTTGGACTCT GATTACAATGCTAAGCTCTCAGATTTTGGGCTTGCAAAGGATGGACCAGAGGGAGATAACACACACATTACGACCCGTGTCATGGGCACACAAGGCTATGCTGCTCCCGAGTATATCACAACAG GTCATTTGACAACAATGAGCGATGTGTTCAGCTTTGGAGTAGTCCTGTTAGAGCTTCTAACAGGTAGAAGATCCATGGACAAGAACCGTCCTAGCAGGGAGCAGTGGCTGGTAGATTGGGCAAGACATCTTTTGAAGGATCCCCAGAAGCTCGAACGTATCATGGATCCTAGGCTCGAAGGGCTGTACTCAATGGAGGGGGCGAAGAGGGCTGCTGCAGTGGCTTATCTGTGCTTGAGCAGTCACCCCAAGTCCAGACCCACAATGACTGGTGTGGTCAAGACCTTGGAGCCTCTCATGGATTTGGATGACATCCCCACTGGACCCTTCGTGTACATTGTTCCAACTGAGAGCGAGAAGGGTAAAAATGATGCAcccaagaagaaggagaagagcgGAGAAAGGCAGCTGGAAATGAAAGATGTCCACCACAAGGGAGAAGTGCAGGTGGAAAAGAATGAGGAGAAGCAGGAGGAAATGAAGGAAGAAGTCCACCGCAGGCATCAAAAGAGTCACAGGCACGGGAAGAGAATGAGATCATTCAGGTCTCGTGCTGTTCACTCTGATACTGCCTTGTATAGAACTCTTGCAATTGCAAATGGTTTGAATTCTCCCAAGCACCAACGGGAAAGACAATAG
- the LOC131164747 gene encoding probable serine/threonine-protein kinase PBL12 isoform X1, with amino-acid sequence MGCEKITWRRIFSCYFTTRNQNPLPAPEQKDQVSKQQSPQSSFRRISLSDLSDPSSTLSFSDLSGSVIGSNLHIFTLSELKVITHDFSSSNFLGEGGFGPVYKGFIDDKFSPGFKAQPVAVKLLDLDGTQGHREWLTEVIFLGQLRHPHLVKLIGYCCENEQRLLVYEYMVKGSLENQLFRRYSVALPWSTRIKIAVGAAKGLAFLHEEEKPVIFRDFKASNVLLDSDYNAKLSDFGLAKDGPEGDNTHITTRVMGTQGYAAPEYITTGHLTTMSDVFSFGVVLLELLTGRRSMDKNRPSREQWLVDWARHLLKDPQKLERIMDPRLEGLYSMEGAKRAAAVAYLCLSSHPKSRPTMTGVVKTLEPLMDLDDIPTGPFVYIVPTESEKGKNDAPKKKEKSGERQLEMKDVHHKGEVQVEKNEEKQEEMKEEVHRRHQKSHRHGKRMRSFRSRAVHSDTALYRTLAIANGLNSPKHQRERQ; translated from the exons ATGGGTTGCGAGAAGATCACATGGAGACGCATTTTCTCTTGTTATTTCACGACCAGGAACCAGAACCCCTTGCCGGCGCCGGAGCAGAAGGACCAAGTTTCGAAGCAGCAGTCCCCTCAATCCTCCTTCCGGAGGATATCACTCTCAGATTTGAGCGACCCCAGCTCGACGCTATCCTTCAGCGACCTCTCCGGTTCCGTCATCGGATCAAACCTCCATATCTTCACTCTGTCGGAGCTGAAGGTAATCACCCACGACTTCTCGTCCAGTAATTTTCTTGGGGAAGGAGGATTCGGACCGGTATACAAGGGGTTCATCGATGACAAGTTCAGTCCTGGGTTTAAGGCTCAACCCGTGGCTGTTAAATTGTTGGATTTGGATGGCACACAAGGCCATAGGGAGTGGCTG ACGGAGGTCATCTTCCTGGGGCAGCTGCGGCATCCCCATCTGGTTAAGTTGATTGGGTATTGCTGCGAGAATGAGCAGAGGCTTCTGGTGTACGAATACATGGTGAAGGGAAGCTTGGAGAACCAGCTGTTTAGAA GGTACTCTGTAGCCTTGCCATGGTCAACAAGAATAAAAATTGCCGTGGGAGCTGCGAAGGGTCTCGCCTTCCTCCATGAAGAAGAGAAACCAGTAATCTTTCGGGATTTTAAAGCTTCAAACGTATTGTTGGACTCT GATTACAATGCTAAGCTCTCAGATTTTGGGCTTGCAAAGGATGGACCAGAGGGAGATAACACACACATTACGACCCGTGTCATGGGCACACAAGGCTATGCTGCTCCCGAGTATATCACAACAG GTCATTTGACAACAATGAGCGATGTGTTCAGCTTTGGAGTAGTCCTGTTAGAGCTTCTAACAGGTAGAAGATCCATGGACAAGAACCGTCCTAGCAGGGAGCAGTGGCTGGTAGATTGGGCAAGACATCTTTTGAAGGATCCCCAGAAGCTCGAACGTATCATGGATCCTAGGCTCGAAGGGCTGTACTCAATGGAGGGGGCGAAGAGGGCTGCTGCAGTGGCTTATCTGTGCTTGAGCAGTCACCCCAAGTCCAGACCCACAATGACTGGTGTGGTCAAGACCTTGGAGCCTCTCATGGATTTGGATGACATCCCCACTGGACCCTTCGTGTACATTGTTCCAACTGAGAGCGAGAAGGGTAAAAATGATGCAcccaagaagaaggagaagagcgGAGAAAGGCAGCTGGAAATGAAAGATGTCCACCACAAGGGAGAAGTGCAGGTGGAAAAGAATGAGGAGAAGCAGGAGGAAATGAAGGAAGAAGTCCACCGCAGGCATCAAAAGAGTCACAGGCACGGGAAGAGAATGAGATCATTCAGGTCTCGTGCTGTTCACTCTGATACTGCCTTGTATAGAACTCTTGCAATTGCAAATGGTTTGAATTCTCCCAAGCACCAACGGGAAAGACAATAG